In Thunnus thynnus chromosome 4, fThuThy2.1, whole genome shotgun sequence, a genomic segment contains:
- the zgc:113054 gene encoding uncharacterized protein zgc:113054 isoform X2, translating into MAAEKVPDTPMEVLVDLLTKAKEIATASGNIPEELASHLQKALDIASGLDDYLEKMTTQESEPLAELYKKTVSHDWDQVHKEGKTMFRLPKECITGHVEGQTLKMLVHMSQAKRVLEVGMFTGYGALSMAEGLPEDGCLIACELEPYLKEFAQPFFDKSPHGKKITVKTGSAMDTLKELAASGEQFDMVFIDADKNNYINYYNFILDNNLLRLQGVICIDNSLFKAKVYLKDATDKNGLALREFNQFVYNDPRVEQVIIPLRDGISVIRRVSVASECSRTQSKITDDEVFRGVKGRPILERMRLDGKVAYVTGAGQGIGRAFAHALGEAGAKVAVVDLDQLRAEAVAMELSLKGINAISITADISKSDDVQRMIDNIVSKWGAIHIACNNAGINMNSASEDTSLEEWDQTFNVNLRGTFICCQAAGRVMLKQGYGKIINTASMASLIVPHPQKQLSYNTSKAGVVKLTQTLGTEWIDRGVRVNCISPGIVDTPLIHSESLRPLVKRWLSDIPAGRLAQVTDLQAAVVYLASDASDYMTGHNLVIEGGQSLW; encoded by the exons TTCCTGACACCCCAATGGAAGTTCTTGTGGATCTCCTGACAAAAGCCAAGGAGATAGCCACAGCAAGTGGTAATATCCCAGAAGAGTTGGCAAGTCACCTGCAGAAGGCTCTGGACATAGCCAGCGGTCTAGATGACTACTTGGAGAAAATGACCACACAGGAGAGTGAACCCCTGGCAGAGCTTTATAA AAAAACAGTCTCTCATGATTGGGATCAGGTGCACAAGGAGGGCAAGACTATGTTCCGGCTTCCCAAAGAGTGCATCACTGGACATGTCGAAG GCCAGACACTGAAGATGCTAGTCCACATGAGTCAAGCCAAGAGGGTCCTGGAGGTTGGAATGTTCACTGGCTACGGAGCACTGTCCATGGCCGAAGGGCTTCCTGAAGACGGCTGCTTAATTGCCTGCGAGTTGGAGCCATACCTCAAAGAGTTTGCTCAGCCCTTTTTTGACAAGTCTCCACATGGCAAGAAGATTACTGTCAAGACTGGATCTGCTATGGACACCCTGAAG GAGTTGGCTGCTTCAGGTGAGCAGTTTGACATGGTCTTCATCGATGCTGATAAGAATAATTACATCAACTACTACAATTTCATCTTGGACAACAATCTCCTGAGGTTGCAAGGGGTCATATGCATTGATAACTCACTGTTCAAAGCCAAGGTTTATCTTAAAGACGCCACAGATAAGAACGGACTGGCTCTTCGAGAATTCAACCAGTTTGTCTATAATGATCCTCGCGTGGAGCAG GTCATTATCCCTCTTAGAGACGGCATCAGTGTTATCCGCCGGGTATCTGTGGCTTCTGAGTGCTCCAGGACACAG AGTAAAATAACAGATGATGAGGTTTTCCGAGGGGTCAAGGGGCGCCCCATCCTCGAACGGATGCGTCTTGATGGAAAGGTGGCCTATGTGACAGGTGCTGGGCAGGGCATAGGCCGAGCATTTGCTCATGCTCTGGGTGAAGCAGGTGCAAAGGTGGCTGTAGTAGACCTGGACCAATTAAGAGCTGAGGCAGTGGCCATGGAGCTCTCTCTTAAAG gtATCAATGCCATTTCAATCACAGCTGACATAAGCAAGTCAGATGATGTCCAGAGGATGATTGACAACATTGTGTCCAAATGGGGAGCGATCCACATCGCTTGTAACAATGCCGGCATCAACATGAACTCAGCCAGCGAGGACACCAGTCTAGAGGAGTGGGACCAAACTTTTAACGTCAACCTGAGGGGGACGTTCATTTGCTGTCAG GCAGCAGGTCGAGTGATGTTGAAGCAAGGATACGGCAAGATTATCAACACAGCCTCCATGGCCAGTCTAATAG TCCCTCATCCCCAGAAGCAACTTTCCTACAACACCTCCAAGGCTGGAGTGGTCAAACTGACTCAGACTCTGGGCACCGAATGGATAGACAGAGGAGTGCGTGTCAACTGCATCTCACC GGGGATTGTTGACACCCCTCTCATCCACTCGGAGAGTCTGAGGCCTCTGGTGAAGCGCTGGCTGTCAGATATCCCTGCTGGTAGACTGGCTCAAGTGACAGACCTGCAAGCTGCAGTGGTCTACTTGGCATCTGACGCCTCTGACTACATGACAGGGCATAACTTAGTCATAGAGGGTGGGCAAAGTCTGTGGTAG
- the zgc:113054 gene encoding uncharacterized protein zgc:113054 isoform X3, which yields MEVLVDLLTKAKEIATASGNIPEELASHLQKALDIASGLDDYLEKMTTQESEPLAELYKKTVSHDWDQVHKEGKTMFRLPKECITGHVEGQTLKMLVHMSQAKRVLEVGMFTGYGALSMAEGLPEDGCLIACELEPYLKEFAQPFFDKSPHGKKITVKTGSAMDTLKELAASGEQFDMVFIDADKNNYINYYNFILDNNLLRLQGVICIDNSLFKAKVYLKDATDKNGLALREFNQFVYNDPRVEQVIIPLRDGISVIRRVSVASECSRTQSKITDDEVFRGVKGRPILERMRLDGKVAYVTGAGQGIGRAFAHALGEAGAKVAVVDLDQLRAEAVAMELSLKGINAISITADISKSDDVQRMIDNIVSKWGAIHIACNNAGINMNSASEDTSLEEWDQTFNVNLRGTFICCQAAGRVMLKQGYGKIINTASMASLIVPHPQKQLSYNTSKAGVVKLTQTLGTEWIDRGVRVNCISPGIVDTPLIHSESLRPLVKRWLSDIPAGRLAQVTDLQAAVVYLASDASDYMTGHNLVIEGGQSLW from the exons ATGGAAGTTCTTGTGGATCTCCTGACAAAAGCCAAGGAGATAGCCACAGCAAGTGGTAATATCCCAGAAGAGTTGGCAAGTCACCTGCAGAAGGCTCTGGACATAGCCAGCGGTCTAGATGACTACTTGGAGAAAATGACCACACAGGAGAGTGAACCCCTGGCAGAGCTTTATAA AAAAACAGTCTCTCATGATTGGGATCAGGTGCACAAGGAGGGCAAGACTATGTTCCGGCTTCCCAAAGAGTGCATCACTGGACATGTCGAAG GCCAGACACTGAAGATGCTAGTCCACATGAGTCAAGCCAAGAGGGTCCTGGAGGTTGGAATGTTCACTGGCTACGGAGCACTGTCCATGGCCGAAGGGCTTCCTGAAGACGGCTGCTTAATTGCCTGCGAGTTGGAGCCATACCTCAAAGAGTTTGCTCAGCCCTTTTTTGACAAGTCTCCACATGGCAAGAAGATTACTGTCAAGACTGGATCTGCTATGGACACCCTGAAG GAGTTGGCTGCTTCAGGTGAGCAGTTTGACATGGTCTTCATCGATGCTGATAAGAATAATTACATCAACTACTACAATTTCATCTTGGACAACAATCTCCTGAGGTTGCAAGGGGTCATATGCATTGATAACTCACTGTTCAAAGCCAAGGTTTATCTTAAAGACGCCACAGATAAGAACGGACTGGCTCTTCGAGAATTCAACCAGTTTGTCTATAATGATCCTCGCGTGGAGCAG GTCATTATCCCTCTTAGAGACGGCATCAGTGTTATCCGCCGGGTATCTGTGGCTTCTGAGTGCTCCAGGACACAG AGTAAAATAACAGATGATGAGGTTTTCCGAGGGGTCAAGGGGCGCCCCATCCTCGAACGGATGCGTCTTGATGGAAAGGTGGCCTATGTGACAGGTGCTGGGCAGGGCATAGGCCGAGCATTTGCTCATGCTCTGGGTGAAGCAGGTGCAAAGGTGGCTGTAGTAGACCTGGACCAATTAAGAGCTGAGGCAGTGGCCATGGAGCTCTCTCTTAAAG gtATCAATGCCATTTCAATCACAGCTGACATAAGCAAGTCAGATGATGTCCAGAGGATGATTGACAACATTGTGTCCAAATGGGGAGCGATCCACATCGCTTGTAACAATGCCGGCATCAACATGAACTCAGCCAGCGAGGACACCAGTCTAGAGGAGTGGGACCAAACTTTTAACGTCAACCTGAGGGGGACGTTCATTTGCTGTCAG GCAGCAGGTCGAGTGATGTTGAAGCAAGGATACGGCAAGATTATCAACACAGCCTCCATGGCCAGTCTAATAG TCCCTCATCCCCAGAAGCAACTTTCCTACAACACCTCCAAGGCTGGAGTGGTCAAACTGACTCAGACTCTGGGCACCGAATGGATAGACAGAGGAGTGCGTGTCAACTGCATCTCACC GGGGATTGTTGACACCCCTCTCATCCACTCGGAGAGTCTGAGGCCTCTGGTGAAGCGCTGGCTGTCAGATATCCCTGCTGGTAGACTGGCTCAAGTGACAGACCTGCAAGCTGCAGTGGTCTACTTGGCATCTGACGCCTCTGACTACATGACAGGGCATAACTTAGTCATAGAGGGTGGGCAAAGTCTGTGGTAG
- the zgc:113054 gene encoding uncharacterized protein zgc:113054 isoform X1, with protein sequence MDSCVISRIKLPRRVNSQVPDTPMEVLVDLLTKAKEIATASGNIPEELASHLQKALDIASGLDDYLEKMTTQESEPLAELYKKTVSHDWDQVHKEGKTMFRLPKECITGHVEGQTLKMLVHMSQAKRVLEVGMFTGYGALSMAEGLPEDGCLIACELEPYLKEFAQPFFDKSPHGKKITVKTGSAMDTLKELAASGEQFDMVFIDADKNNYINYYNFILDNNLLRLQGVICIDNSLFKAKVYLKDATDKNGLALREFNQFVYNDPRVEQVIIPLRDGISVIRRVSVASECSRTQSKITDDEVFRGVKGRPILERMRLDGKVAYVTGAGQGIGRAFAHALGEAGAKVAVVDLDQLRAEAVAMELSLKGINAISITADISKSDDVQRMIDNIVSKWGAIHIACNNAGINMNSASEDTSLEEWDQTFNVNLRGTFICCQAAGRVMLKQGYGKIINTASMASLIVPHPQKQLSYNTSKAGVVKLTQTLGTEWIDRGVRVNCISPGIVDTPLIHSESLRPLVKRWLSDIPAGRLAQVTDLQAAVVYLASDASDYMTGHNLVIEGGQSLW encoded by the exons TTCCTGACACCCCAATGGAAGTTCTTGTGGATCTCCTGACAAAAGCCAAGGAGATAGCCACAGCAAGTGGTAATATCCCAGAAGAGTTGGCAAGTCACCTGCAGAAGGCTCTGGACATAGCCAGCGGTCTAGATGACTACTTGGAGAAAATGACCACACAGGAGAGTGAACCCCTGGCAGAGCTTTATAA AAAAACAGTCTCTCATGATTGGGATCAGGTGCACAAGGAGGGCAAGACTATGTTCCGGCTTCCCAAAGAGTGCATCACTGGACATGTCGAAG GCCAGACACTGAAGATGCTAGTCCACATGAGTCAAGCCAAGAGGGTCCTGGAGGTTGGAATGTTCACTGGCTACGGAGCACTGTCCATGGCCGAAGGGCTTCCTGAAGACGGCTGCTTAATTGCCTGCGAGTTGGAGCCATACCTCAAAGAGTTTGCTCAGCCCTTTTTTGACAAGTCTCCACATGGCAAGAAGATTACTGTCAAGACTGGATCTGCTATGGACACCCTGAAG GAGTTGGCTGCTTCAGGTGAGCAGTTTGACATGGTCTTCATCGATGCTGATAAGAATAATTACATCAACTACTACAATTTCATCTTGGACAACAATCTCCTGAGGTTGCAAGGGGTCATATGCATTGATAACTCACTGTTCAAAGCCAAGGTTTATCTTAAAGACGCCACAGATAAGAACGGACTGGCTCTTCGAGAATTCAACCAGTTTGTCTATAATGATCCTCGCGTGGAGCAG GTCATTATCCCTCTTAGAGACGGCATCAGTGTTATCCGCCGGGTATCTGTGGCTTCTGAGTGCTCCAGGACACAG AGTAAAATAACAGATGATGAGGTTTTCCGAGGGGTCAAGGGGCGCCCCATCCTCGAACGGATGCGTCTTGATGGAAAGGTGGCCTATGTGACAGGTGCTGGGCAGGGCATAGGCCGAGCATTTGCTCATGCTCTGGGTGAAGCAGGTGCAAAGGTGGCTGTAGTAGACCTGGACCAATTAAGAGCTGAGGCAGTGGCCATGGAGCTCTCTCTTAAAG gtATCAATGCCATTTCAATCACAGCTGACATAAGCAAGTCAGATGATGTCCAGAGGATGATTGACAACATTGTGTCCAAATGGGGAGCGATCCACATCGCTTGTAACAATGCCGGCATCAACATGAACTCAGCCAGCGAGGACACCAGTCTAGAGGAGTGGGACCAAACTTTTAACGTCAACCTGAGGGGGACGTTCATTTGCTGTCAG GCAGCAGGTCGAGTGATGTTGAAGCAAGGATACGGCAAGATTATCAACACAGCCTCCATGGCCAGTCTAATAG TCCCTCATCCCCAGAAGCAACTTTCCTACAACACCTCCAAGGCTGGAGTGGTCAAACTGACTCAGACTCTGGGCACCGAATGGATAGACAGAGGAGTGCGTGTCAACTGCATCTCACC GGGGATTGTTGACACCCCTCTCATCCACTCGGAGAGTCTGAGGCCTCTGGTGAAGCGCTGGCTGTCAGATATCCCTGCTGGTAGACTGGCTCAAGTGACAGACCTGCAAGCTGCAGTGGTCTACTTGGCATCTGACGCCTCTGACTACATGACAGGGCATAACTTAGTCATAGAGGGTGGGCAAAGTCTGTGGTAG